The proteins below are encoded in one region of Syntrophorhabdus sp.:
- a CDS encoding nucleotidyltransferase, protein KRSDIDILVAFSRDIDLFDFLDLREHLEDRLQSKVDLVMESALKPTIGKRILAEVEYV, encoded by the coding sequence AAAAGAAGCGATATCGATATACTTGTCGCCTTCAGCCGCGACATCGATCTCTTCGATTTTCTTGACCTTCGCGAGCACCTCGAAGACAGGCTGCAGTCGAAGGTTGACCTTGTGATGGAGTCGGCCTTGAAGCCAACCATCGGCAAGCGCATCCTGGCCGAGGTCGAATATGTATAA
- a CDS encoding DUF86 domain-containing protein — MDYETFAADRKTVNAVIRSPEVVGEATKRIPMSFCHRHPDIPWSKMAGMRDILIHDYMGVDIKTVWKVVRDRLPELKSLLEELRSSSTS; from the coding sequence ATGGATTACGAGACGTTTGCGGCAGACCGAAAGACCGTGAACGCGGTGATCAGGAGCCCGGAGGTTGTCGGCGAAGCCACAAAACGTATACCCATGTCCTTCTGCCACAGGCATCCTGATATCCCATGGAGCAAAATGGCCGGCATGCGTGATATTCTCATCCATGATTACATGGGTGTGGATATCAAGACCGTGTGGAAGGTTGTGCGGGACCGTCTACCGGAATTGAAGTCTCTTCTGGAAGAATTACGGTCATCGTCGACGTCTTGA